Proteins encoded in a region of the Micropterus dolomieu isolate WLL.071019.BEF.003 ecotype Adirondacks linkage group LG09, ASM2129224v1, whole genome shotgun sequence genome:
- the polr1h gene encoding DNA-directed RNA polymerase I subunit RPA12, which produces MSCFGGDPNFCPECGNILPLPGMQDTVRCPRCSFCIPVTEISGHEIRSTVIFNPVEQSSVALEDKEDSELKGPVIDRRCSRCNKEGMIYHTRQMRSADEGQTVFFTCVNCRYQEKEDS; this is translated from the exons ATGTCGTGTTTTGGTGGTGATCCCAATTTCTGCCCAGAATGTGGGAACATTCTTCCTCTTCCAGGAATGCAGGACACAGTCCGCTGTCCCCGCTGCTCCTTCTGCATCCCTGTAACAG AGATCTCGGGCCATGAGATCCGCTCTACAGTCATCTTCAACCCTGTGGAGCAGTCGTCAGTGGCTCTAGAGGACAAGGAGGACTCTGAACTGAAGGGACCTGTG ATTGACAGACGCTGCTCTCGTTGTAATAAAGAAGGGATGATTTACCACACCAGGCAGATGAGGTCTGCAGATGAAGGACAGACTGTCTTCTTCACATGTGTAAACTGCAG GTATCAAGAGAAGGAGGACTCCTGA